One segment of Acidianus sp. HS-5 DNA contains the following:
- a CDS encoding nickel-dependent hydrogenase large subunit, translating into MVELSLDPISRIEGHLGIHVKIDNGEYTEANIEVSMFRGFENLLKGKELHLAPNIAGKICGICGATHTLVSTEALEMATGVYPSERATAFRNVAYSLADIMYNNVTVAYLFQAIDYSTEIVKKQTLKEYERARNTPAEFKDIHGFPTIADIMDNLYFGKSVYKEAFKLQTNLRDLATAIWLRYPQPLSMKPGSITVRDPSIIDKVKKFMKEDKTIEKLFYMMADLRDFVNYYKNIEEDFVTYGLLEGEEYNADYEEMDNWADKRLFPPALIKKGEVVETKLSKILLGVRVYIEGTPYEDWNNEYDKDELGNEIDKKHPWNKETKIKSLINTNFVPTVKQFHGEEFMPTTGDIARLYAMRLRKGKVSALNYEWEPRGNNVIERTFARIFTVAFLKEFLENVEVPQGNLEPIKGKTEYTMAVGAHDAPRGANAHWLIREGNKIKRYQIITPSDRNFSPLGGPVERSIIHQKVTEETVTGLDALRVVRSFDPCSACAVHLEYKDSKLVVPV; encoded by the coding sequence ATGGTGGAACTTTCCTTAGATCCTATAAGCAGAATAGAAGGACATTTAGGAATTCACGTCAAGATAGACAACGGAGAATACACGGAAGCAAATATAGAAGTTTCAATGTTTAGAGGATTTGAGAACTTACTTAAAGGAAAGGAATTACACTTAGCACCTAATATAGCTGGAAAGATCTGCGGAATTTGCGGAGCTACGCATACTTTAGTATCAACTGAAGCACTTGAAATGGCAACCGGAGTTTACCCTTCAGAAAGAGCAACAGCTTTCAGAAATGTAGCTTATTCTTTAGCAGATATAATGTATAATAACGTCACAGTAGCATACCTATTTCAAGCTATTGATTACTCAACCGAAATCGTAAAGAAACAAACTCTTAAAGAATATGAAAGGGCTAGGAACACTCCTGCAGAGTTTAAAGATATTCACGGGTTTCCTACAATAGCCGACATAATGGACAATTTGTACTTCGGAAAAAGTGTATACAAGGAAGCTTTCAAGCTTCAGACAAACTTAAGGGATTTGGCTACTGCAATCTGGTTAAGATACCCTCAACCTCTCAGTATGAAACCGGGTTCAATAACTGTTAGGGATCCTTCAATTATAGATAAGGTAAAGAAGTTTATGAAAGAGGACAAAACGATAGAAAAACTGTTTTACATGATGGCAGACTTAAGGGATTTCGTAAATTATTATAAAAACATTGAAGAGGACTTCGTAACTTACGGATTACTGGAAGGGGAAGAATATAATGCTGATTACGAGGAAATGGATAATTGGGCTGATAAGAGGCTCTTCCCTCCAGCTTTAATAAAGAAGGGAGAAGTCGTTGAAACGAAGTTGAGTAAGATACTTTTAGGAGTCAGAGTTTACATAGAAGGTACACCTTACGAAGATTGGAATAATGAATACGATAAGGATGAGCTAGGTAACGAAATTGATAAAAAGCACCCTTGGAATAAGGAGACTAAAATAAAATCTTTAATAAATACTAACTTTGTCCCTACTGTGAAGCAATTTCATGGAGAGGAATTCATGCCTACAACAGGAGACATAGCTAGACTATACGCAATGAGACTTAGGAAGGGAAAAGTTTCAGCTTTAAACTATGAGTGGGAACCAAGAGGAAATAATGTAATTGAAAGGACTTTTGCAAGGATTTTTACAGTAGCTTTCTTAAAGGAATTTTTGGAGAACGTTGAAGTCCCTCAGGGTAATTTAGAACCTATTAAAGGAAAGACGGAATATACAATGGCTGTAGGAGCACATGACGCTCCTAGAGGTGCTAATGCTCACTGGTTAATAAGGGAAGGAAATAAGATAAAGAGATATCAAATAATAACTCCGAGTGATAGAAATTTCAGTCCATTAGGAGGACCGGTAGAAAGGTCAATAATTCATCAAAAAGTAACTGAAGAAACTGTTACGGGCTTAGACGCATTAAGGGTAGTAAGAAGTTTCGATCCGTGTTCTGCTTGTGCTGTTCATTTAGAGTATAAGGATTCAAAATTAGTAGTTCCAGTTTAA
- a CDS encoding tetratricopeptide repeat protein — protein sequence MSESPQGVKIRIEELRKLSQINPSDPWPHFMLGEIYSETDPESALKEYDEAIKLDPHVTDFHYKKALLLFKIGKVNDALDCLEKASVIDYKNSSTYHYLKGTLLDEMGKYNEAIKEYEKAIEKDPNNVWIIEAKLLDMIELGLITEALSELDNMLKTQNSQELIRLKEEILKIIQQKSRNM from the coding sequence ATGTCCGAGTCCCCTCAAGGTGTTAAGATAAGAATTGAGGAATTGAGAAAGCTTTCGCAGATAAATCCTTCAGATCCTTGGCCTCATTTCATGCTGGGAGAAATCTATAGCGAAACTGATCCTGAGTCTGCATTGAAAGAGTACGATGAGGCTATTAAACTCGACCCTCACGTGACTGATTTTCATTATAAAAAAGCGTTACTTCTTTTTAAGATTGGGAAGGTTAATGATGCTTTGGACTGTCTTGAAAAGGCGTCGGTTATTGATTATAAAAATTCTTCAACATATCATTATCTTAAAGGAACTCTCCTCGATGAGATGGGCAAATATAATGAGGCTATAAAGGAATACGAAAAAGCTATAGAAAAAGATCCAAACAATGTATGGATTATTGAAGCAAAGTTGTTGGATATGATAGAATTAGGATTAATTACTGAGGCTCTAAGTGAATTGGATAATATGTTAAAAACGCAGAATAGCCAAGAATTAATAAGATTGAAAGAAGAAATACTTAAGATTATTCAACAGAAGAGTAGAAACATGTAA
- a CDS encoding hyaluronate lyase, whose amino-acid sequence MSFKISRRDFLKLALTATMLSAPEWDKAIAKAVNMIKNGDVNIVWFEAQACEGNTTAIIQATDPTVTQVLFGASPLVGPGSVKISFWPSLMPQQGEQAVDILNDIIAGKYNPYVLILEGSFPDEKTAQQYNSNGYWGMLGPKTLNEWVAELLPNAVAVLSVGNCASYGGLIADKVYQPPPKFITPSWSPSPTGAVGFFDDPLRGYKGLLSRFYEDNYLNAKEGATPFYSFVKNPNSYLDITPSPSASVKPAIAVPGCPANGNGIMRTLANLVLWAGGLAPLPELDQYWRPMYFFRYTVHEQCPRAAWYAAGDFRTQPGQPTAACLFEVGCKGPVSNCPWNKYGWVGGIGGPTRTGGVCIGCTMPGFSDLYEPFYKPLQVPTPSSTLTTAGLIGAGVVLGAAAGFAEKKMVQKGGLRSK is encoded by the coding sequence GTGTCATTCAAAATCTCGCGTCGAGACTTCTTGAAGCTGGCTTTGACAGCGACAATGCTTTCTGCGCCAGAATGGGATAAGGCTATAGCAAAAGCAGTGAACATGATAAAGAACGGTGATGTAAACATAGTATGGTTTGAGGCACAAGCTTGTGAAGGAAACACAACTGCAATAATACAAGCTACAGATCCTACAGTAACTCAAGTTTTATTCGGTGCAAGCCCATTAGTAGGTCCGGGAAGCGTAAAAATATCCTTCTGGCCAAGCCTCATGCCACAACAAGGTGAGCAAGCAGTAGACATATTAAATGACATAATTGCTGGAAAATATAATCCATACGTGCTGATACTAGAGGGAAGTTTTCCAGACGAGAAAACTGCACAACAATACAATTCCAATGGATATTGGGGAATGCTAGGCCCTAAAACGCTAAATGAATGGGTAGCAGAGCTCTTGCCCAATGCAGTTGCAGTTTTATCTGTAGGAAATTGTGCATCTTATGGAGGACTAATAGCAGATAAAGTGTATCAACCACCGCCTAAATTCATAACTCCATCATGGTCTCCATCACCTACTGGCGCCGTAGGATTTTTTGATGACCCGTTAAGAGGATATAAAGGTTTACTAAGCAGATTTTATGAGGATAATTACTTAAATGCTAAAGAGGGAGCAACACCATTCTATAGCTTTGTTAAGAATCCTAATTCCTATCTCGATATAACTCCATCTCCTTCAGCTTCAGTAAAGCCAGCAATAGCAGTGCCTGGATGTCCTGCAAACGGTAACGGTATAATGAGGACTCTAGCTAATTTAGTCCTATGGGCAGGAGGCCTTGCTCCATTACCAGAACTTGACCAATATTGGAGACCAATGTATTTCTTTAGATACACTGTCCACGAACAATGTCCCAGAGCAGCATGGTACGCAGCAGGAGACTTCAGAACTCAGCCAGGTCAGCCTACTGCAGCATGCTTATTTGAGGTAGGATGCAAGGGACCTGTATCAAATTGCCCATGGAATAAGTACGGCTGGGTTGGAGGCATAGGAGGGCCTACTAGGACAGGCGGAGTATGCATTGGATGTACCATGCCGGGCTTCAGTGACCTTTATGAACCGTTCTATAAACCTTTACAAGTGCCTACCCCATCCTCCACATTAACTACTGCAGGATTAATAGGAGCCGGAGTAGTATTAGGAGCAGCAGCAGGATTTGCAGAAAAGAAGATGGTACAAAAAGGCGGATTGAGGTCGAAATAA
- a CDS encoding (Fe-S)-binding protein: MTQAIAEKVNMDALKRAIDEVFYSQIDSTTLYYFQSCVNCKACEVACPFTPTSLHYSPVNKAEISRQLYRYRFSIWGKTIGKVIGGSKKYLTLNEAETMVDYVWHCTNCGACMFVCPMAIDSGALIDLLRQVAFKAGMVPKIYRDIADLEISGKYWDVDFFKNAWNSLISKIKDAIGKEVPLDKKKSEILFYASLYEAMVYPDVLVKVAKILDMLNKDWTFMSKPLGIRPPIGLVIGDKEGAIKVMQRVYSYFTDISPKYVMMTAGGFEYPSLRYTMHETFKVKPTYEVVHVTELLAKWYENNEFEIEPLDEIITWHDPCQLGRRGGVFEAPRVLMKALSKKFKELPSHGVNSFCCSRGGGGCGVPTMVENMAKTLGIAISEDDKKFLDSTIEPLIKAGKIKVNEINKVKAKEVMTGCPVCIESIGFSIDYYHANSQVKHIIDVLADRMKVNKK; this comes from the coding sequence ATGACTCAAGCTATTGCTGAGAAAGTAAATATGGACGCATTAAAGAGGGCAATTGACGAGGTATTTTACTCGCAAATAGACTCAACAACCTTATATTACTTCCAATCTTGCGTTAATTGCAAAGCATGTGAAGTAGCTTGCCCGTTTACTCCCACTTCTTTACATTATTCACCAGTAAATAAGGCTGAAATATCTAGGCAATTATATAGATACAGATTTAGCATATGGGGTAAGACAATAGGTAAGGTAATAGGAGGAAGTAAGAAATATTTGACATTGAATGAAGCAGAAACAATGGTTGATTATGTATGGCATTGCACTAATTGCGGAGCTTGCATGTTTGTTTGTCCAATGGCTATAGACAGCGGAGCTTTAATAGATCTACTTAGACAAGTAGCGTTTAAAGCCGGAATGGTACCAAAAATCTATAGAGATATAGCTGACTTAGAAATCTCTGGTAAATACTGGGATGTAGATTTCTTTAAGAATGCTTGGAACTCTTTAATTTCAAAAATTAAAGACGCAATAGGTAAGGAAGTGCCTTTAGATAAGAAAAAAAGCGAAATTCTGTTTTACGCAAGTCTCTATGAAGCTATGGTTTATCCTGATGTTTTAGTAAAAGTAGCGAAAATCCTTGATATGCTAAACAAGGATTGGACTTTCATGTCAAAACCCCTTGGAATAAGACCTCCTATTGGATTAGTAATAGGAGACAAAGAAGGGGCTATAAAAGTTATGCAGAGAGTTTATTCTTATTTTACTGACATTTCTCCAAAGTACGTTATGATGACAGCTGGAGGATTTGAGTATCCTTCATTAAGATATACTATGCATGAGACGTTCAAAGTAAAACCTACATATGAGGTAGTTCATGTTACAGAACTTTTGGCAAAATGGTATGAAAATAATGAGTTTGAAATAGAACCATTAGATGAAATAATAACCTGGCACGATCCATGCCAATTAGGCAGGAGAGGTGGAGTCTTCGAAGCACCTAGAGTTCTAATGAAAGCCCTCTCTAAAAAATTTAAGGAACTACCGAGCCATGGCGTAAACAGTTTTTGTTGTAGCAGAGGAGGTGGAGGATGCGGAGTTCCTACTATGGTAGAAAATATGGCAAAAACATTGGGCATAGCTATAAGTGAAGATGATAAAAAATTCCTGGACAGTACAATAGAGCCGTTAATAAAAGCTGGTAAAATTAAGGTAAATGAGATCAATAAGGTAAAAGCTAAAGAAGTTATGACAGGTTGTCCAGTCTGCATAGAGAGTATAGGTTTTTCAATAGATTATTATCATGCTAACTCGCAAGTTAAACACATAATAGACGTATTAGCCGATAGAATGAAGGTGAATAAAAAATGA